Proteins from one Paraburkholderia phymatum STM815 genomic window:
- a CDS encoding AAA family ATPase: MAADYDRIRQVGRRLCTELATQDTEGARLLKQVLGRKGVPLRAAGYSEALPVDNKSRLPLLEVHETPDVPIFLDELGRSAFEAFLADATHFDKLVAQGIASRLALMLSGPPGTGKTLLAGHIAAHLGRKFYVVRLDSVISSLLGDTAKNIRSIFDFVAGKNAVLFLDELDAIAKMRDDRNELGELKRVVNTVIQGIDSLEPSAIVIAATNHAQMLDTAIWRRFPYKISFGAPEYDLRQALWFHFLGDDPAYEVASRMLALLSEGLNGADIQQCALAARRLAAHKDEHVDMWGLACSLMHRQAGSFASGTVALNDKRRLIETLAQEHRVAQAEIARFLGVTRQAISPYLKPADNGN, from the coding sequence ATGGCAGCTGACTATGATCGTATCCGCCAAGTGGGCCGGAGGCTGTGTACAGAATTGGCCACGCAGGACACTGAAGGAGCTAGGTTACTGAAGCAGGTACTAGGACGAAAAGGTGTTCCCCTTCGTGCTGCCGGATATTCTGAGGCGCTGCCTGTTGATAATAAGTCTCGCCTTCCTTTGCTTGAGGTACACGAGACGCCGGATGTGCCGATCTTCCTCGACGAGCTCGGAAGATCAGCTTTCGAGGCATTTTTAGCCGACGCTACACATTTCGACAAATTGGTGGCGCAAGGCATTGCTTCGCGACTTGCCTTGATGCTTTCCGGCCCCCCGGGTACTGGCAAAACCCTCTTGGCAGGCCATATTGCCGCGCATCTCGGGCGCAAGTTTTATGTCGTGCGTCTGGATTCGGTTATCTCGTCGTTGCTCGGGGACACGGCGAAAAACATACGAAGTATTTTCGATTTCGTTGCCGGTAAGAACGCAGTCTTGTTCCTCGATGAACTCGATGCGATCGCTAAGATGCGCGACGACCGCAACGAACTCGGCGAGCTAAAGCGCGTCGTCAACACAGTAATTCAAGGAATCGACTCGCTCGAGCCAAGCGCGATCGTCATTGCTGCGACGAATCACGCCCAGATGCTGGATACCGCAATCTGGCGGCGCTTTCCCTATAAGATTTCGTTCGGTGCCCCTGAGTACGATTTGCGGCAAGCGTTGTGGTTTCACTTCCTTGGCGATGATCCCGCCTATGAAGTCGCGTCACGCATGTTGGCTCTTTTGTCAGAAGGGCTCAACGGCGCTGATATTCAACAATGTGCGCTTGCCGCCCGTCGCCTTGCGGCGCACAAGGATGAGCACGTTGATATGTGGGGCCTCGCGTGTTCACTCATGCACCGCCAGGCAGGTTCGTTCGCCAGCGGGACGGTTGCGCTGAACGATAAGCGACGTTTGATTGAGACGCTCGCGCAAGAGCACCGTGTCGCGCAAGCTGAAATAGCGCGATTTCTTGGCGTAACGCGCCAAGCCATTTCACCTTATTTGAAGCCTGCGGACAATGGCAACTGA
- a CDS encoding S8 family peptidase produces the protein MLIVIEMFADSYAPTYTPSVIFNDRHNAQLIAPVPSGYLVQLRQNACQDLASYIESTNRAEARAIISRIKSVESMFVSPLAGGQDFNALWNAAATREDGRIFTAWLAPFFDVMARDSITQFINASQREGRIRPLPNLISITREAGSNADQLQIQTAATSLSIARSTRAYRQAPFTPVEFVASDAEALRQLVIAGAVFRIDPVRPVTAAVVPRAPDPERPVPNEQWQPIVGIVDGGLFAQSYEPMVAWRAPSLVADVAANRKHGNQITSLVVQGSAWNTHLSIPDLVCRVGIAQSIAREDAAGATSEALESYLRAVIGRHCGDTKVWNMSFSEPVHGDRPLFMSRLGHRLRQIARDYGVLPVVAIGNHAPENSARLCPPADCEAALTVAGRQSNADGEPGLPCIVSLPGPGPEGLFKPEISWFSTLRGLGGEMLVGSSYATAITSALAAHTFHNLKEPTPDLVRALLIDASERDSFDHRLGWGTPHQDQRLPWVCAEGSVTLAWTAHLAAGFWHYWDDIPIPPEFVNDGKLRGRVALTAILNPLVSELGMANYFATRVQVALQYWTPGGKVANLAGSMREDQAAELEARASLAKWNPVRHHVNYVARGRAFSGTTLRVCARIFPRDLYQFGYVRNEDVPPSEVAFVLTLSAPEDSPNRASIYNSLVARLGNYVESAVNDIDIDIDQ, from the coding sequence ATGCTCATCGTCATCGAGATGTTCGCCGATTCATACGCTCCGACTTATACACCGTCAGTCATATTCAACGACAGGCATAACGCGCAGCTCATCGCGCCGGTCCCTAGCGGCTATTTGGTTCAGCTCCGCCAGAATGCATGCCAAGATTTGGCGTCGTACATCGAATCGACAAACAGGGCCGAGGCGCGGGCGATTATTTCTCGAATCAAAAGCGTCGAAAGTATGTTTGTATCGCCCCTAGCTGGCGGGCAGGACTTCAACGCGCTGTGGAACGCCGCCGCAACGCGCGAAGACGGCCGAATTTTCACCGCATGGCTTGCCCCATTTTTCGATGTGATGGCGCGTGACAGCATCACGCAATTCATTAACGCATCGCAACGGGAAGGCCGAATTCGGCCACTACCCAATCTGATTTCGATAACGCGCGAGGCAGGGTCTAATGCGGACCAACTTCAGATCCAGACCGCAGCAACGTCGCTTAGCATCGCACGCAGCACGCGCGCGTATCGGCAAGCTCCGTTCACTCCGGTCGAATTTGTTGCGTCCGATGCAGAAGCGCTTCGTCAACTTGTCATAGCGGGCGCGGTTTTTCGCATCGATCCAGTCAGACCCGTTACGGCTGCCGTCGTTCCACGAGCGCCAGATCCGGAGCGGCCAGTACCGAACGAGCAATGGCAGCCGATCGTAGGCATCGTCGATGGAGGGCTATTTGCCCAGAGCTACGAGCCGATGGTTGCATGGCGGGCCCCTTCGCTCGTTGCTGACGTTGCCGCCAATCGCAAGCATGGTAATCAAATAACGTCGCTCGTCGTCCAAGGTAGTGCGTGGAATACTCACCTGTCTATCCCGGACTTAGTGTGTCGGGTTGGAATTGCGCAGTCTATCGCGCGAGAAGACGCCGCAGGCGCGACGTCCGAAGCGCTGGAAAGTTATCTGCGTGCGGTAATTGGCCGCCACTGCGGCGACACCAAGGTCTGGAACATGTCTTTCAGTGAGCCGGTCCATGGTGATCGTCCGCTTTTTATGAGCCGATTGGGACATCGGCTTCGCCAAATAGCCCGTGATTACGGTGTGCTGCCGGTGGTCGCCATCGGCAATCATGCACCGGAGAACTCGGCGAGGCTTTGCCCGCCAGCGGACTGTGAAGCAGCGTTGACCGTTGCAGGCCGACAATCCAATGCGGACGGCGAACCGGGCCTACCTTGCATCGTAAGCCTGCCTGGTCCGGGTCCCGAAGGACTCTTCAAGCCGGAGATCTCGTGGTTCTCCACGCTGAGAGGTCTTGGCGGTGAAATGTTGGTGGGATCGAGTTATGCCACCGCAATCACTTCGGCACTTGCTGCCCATACTTTCCACAATCTCAAAGAGCCAACGCCCGACTTAGTCCGAGCCCTTTTGATCGATGCCTCCGAGCGAGACTCCTTTGATCATCGACTTGGCTGGGGCACACCACATCAAGACCAACGACTCCCATGGGTCTGCGCGGAAGGGAGTGTAACGCTGGCTTGGACTGCTCACCTCGCGGCTGGTTTCTGGCACTATTGGGACGACATTCCGATCCCACCGGAATTTGTCAACGACGGCAAATTGCGAGGCCGCGTTGCCTTAACAGCAATCCTGAATCCTTTGGTATCGGAACTCGGTATGGCGAATTACTTCGCTACTCGCGTTCAGGTCGCCCTCCAATATTGGACGCCAGGCGGAAAAGTTGCGAATCTGGCGGGTAGCATGCGAGAGGATCAAGCGGCCGAACTGGAAGCACGTGCGTCGTTAGCCAAATGGAATCCAGTTCGCCATCACGTCAATTACGTAGCGCGCGGCCGTGCCTTCAGCGGCACCACGCTGCGCGTCTGCGCACGTATCTTTCCTCGCGACCTTTACCAGTTCGGATACGTACGAAATGAAGACGTGCCACCGAGCGAAGTTGCGTTTGTTCTTACGCTCAGTGCGCCGGAAGACTCACCCAATAGGGCGTCGATTTACAACTCGCTCGTCGCCCGTCTGGGAAATTACGTCGAGAGCGCTGTGAATGATATTGACATCGACATCGACCAATGA
- a CDS encoding AAA family ATPase gives MTNSRNAESDDQTLQILTTLLERVSASTKRTREGQVTYVIGNNGTGKSRILGELAEHLKNAKPARSVACISNSIYDRFKYGDSGLIRYLGARNAPNAVFHSAIERQLSRFILQSMLLDRRLFTRLSEAVHMDLSFSLGRDVEMEVKKLLDFDLTQTRTRGRGKGKARTHADLLTSRPLAMLKRIAEGDGRFDHLTEAQLPVFLRYLDLTLDIDLHVRLPDGSSIGFKDLSTGEQNRTLLFAKILSAMEEGAVFLIDEPEISLHLHWQMEFHRTLMKLVSGLRRFHVVVATHAPIIISEAARIDQNRQRNVVMVLRRVLSDGDTPGEQPPGSAPVTCDIHTFTDVASHEQLVLRYFQTAPYHAHEVSFQIADAVLRVAEDAGAHRRGAEELLREIRNAVGLSDEAKAQIDSAIELIQEKLVPSIQRALVPSTKETV, from the coding sequence ATGACCAACAGTCGCAACGCGGAGAGCGACGATCAAACGCTCCAGATCTTGACAACCTTACTGGAGCGAGTTTCCGCATCGACCAAGAGGACACGCGAAGGTCAAGTGACATATGTCATCGGCAACAACGGAACAGGGAAGAGCCGCATACTTGGCGAACTTGCGGAGCATTTGAAGAATGCAAAGCCTGCGCGTTCCGTGGCTTGTATCTCAAACTCTATTTATGACCGCTTCAAATACGGTGATTCGGGTCTGATTCGCTATCTCGGCGCCAGAAATGCCCCGAATGCGGTATTCCATTCCGCAATTGAGCGACAGTTGAGTCGCTTTATTTTGCAGTCCATGCTCCTTGATCGTCGTCTGTTCACTCGACTTTCGGAAGCAGTTCACATGGATTTATCGTTCTCTCTCGGTCGTGACGTCGAGATGGAGGTCAAGAAACTTCTTGATTTTGATCTCACGCAAACCAGAACTAGGGGTAGAGGAAAAGGGAAGGCGAGGACTCACGCCGACTTGCTGACGTCCAGGCCGCTAGCAATGCTGAAACGCATAGCGGAAGGTGATGGGCGGTTCGACCATCTGACCGAGGCACAGCTTCCGGTGTTTCTCAGATATCTCGACCTAACCCTGGATATCGATCTGCATGTACGTTTACCCGACGGTAGTTCCATAGGCTTCAAAGATCTCAGTACGGGAGAACAGAACCGCACGTTGTTGTTTGCAAAAATTTTGAGCGCTATGGAAGAAGGGGCCGTTTTCCTGATCGATGAACCCGAGATCAGCCTTCACCTCCATTGGCAAATGGAATTCCATCGCACGCTCATGAAGCTGGTCTCGGGCCTTAGGCGCTTTCACGTGGTCGTCGCGACGCATGCGCCAATAATAATCAGTGAGGCCGCTCGTATCGATCAGAACCGGCAACGGAACGTCGTGATGGTTTTGCGCAGGGTGCTGAGCGACGGAGACACGCCTGGCGAGCAACCGCCGGGTAGCGCACCTGTGACGTGCGACATTCATACCTTTACTGACGTGGCCAGCCACGAGCAGCTTGTACTTCGATACTTTCAGACAGCACCGTATCACGCACACGAAGTCAGTTTTCAAATTGCGGACGCGGTCCTTCGCGTCGCCGAGGATGCAGGGGCACATCGGCGTGGTGCGGAGGAACTTCTACGTGAAATCCGAAACGCTGTCGGTTTGTCCGACGAAGCGAAGGCTCAGATTGATTCGGCGATTGAACTCATTCAGGAAAAACTCGTGCCCTCAATTCAACGAGCACTCGTGCCGTCCACGAAGGAAACTGTCTGA
- a CDS encoding DNA-binding protein — protein sequence MRFPSMSDAFSAIPSDDTRLAAEIERLKLEFPKTRELYREVCALLFFRFGQPPTANRLYQLVKRGSMGTPAAVLGEFWAELREKSRVRIEHPDLPADLRDAAGELVATLWTRATASAQAQLDALRAEVEGERAAAEQRVAAARSELERTETALEQRTAALLAAQVEVRELERAQAEGHAARQAMEADIVRLKNEAAVRDRELEKVRDRFSRDLEKLRETAAQSGERLRATEKRALLEIDRERGAAAKLQKELDEANRRADRRDAEHRRAVETLQAQLGDARHQAGVLQGRLEAVQATNVTLQQQLAAGRQGDVRETRPARPGRAKGAPAGTTAARPAATRPARAPRVASAPAGKTAVRRKRGKSDDR from the coding sequence ATGCGTTTCCCGTCCATGTCCGACGCCTTTTCCGCTATCCCATCCGATGACACCCGGCTCGCGGCCGAGATTGAGCGGCTCAAGCTCGAATTTCCGAAGACCCGCGAGCTGTACCGCGAGGTCTGCGCGCTGCTGTTCTTCCGCTTCGGCCAGCCGCCGACCGCGAACCGCCTGTATCAGCTCGTGAAGCGCGGCAGCATGGGGACGCCCGCGGCGGTGCTCGGCGAGTTCTGGGCCGAACTGCGCGAAAAAAGCCGCGTGCGCATCGAGCATCCGGACCTGCCCGCCGATCTGCGTGACGCGGCGGGCGAACTGGTCGCGACGCTGTGGACGCGCGCGACGGCGTCCGCACAGGCGCAGCTCGACGCGCTGCGCGCGGAAGTGGAGGGGGAGCGCGCGGCCGCGGAACAGCGCGTCGCCGCGGCACGCAGCGAGCTCGAACGCACCGAGACGGCGCTCGAGCAGCGTACCGCGGCGCTGCTCGCCGCGCAGGTCGAGGTCCGCGAACTGGAGAGGGCGCAGGCCGAGGGGCACGCGGCGCGCCAGGCGATGGAAGCCGACATCGTGCGCCTGAAAAACGAGGCGGCGGTGCGCGACCGTGAACTGGAGAAGGTGCGCGACCGCTTCTCGCGCGATCTGGAGAAGCTGCGCGAAACAGCGGCGCAGTCCGGTGAGCGCCTGCGGGCCACCGAGAAGCGGGCACTGCTCGAGATCGACCGCGAGCGGGGCGCGGCCGCGAAGCTGCAGAAGGAACTCGATGAGGCGAACCGGCGCGCTGACCGGCGCGACGCGGAGCATCGCCGCGCCGTCGAGACGCTGCAGGCGCAGCTCGGCGACGCACGTCATCAGGCGGGCGTGCTGCAGGGGCGCCTGGAGGCCGTGCAGGCGACGAACGTGACGCTGCAGCAGCAGCTTGCGGCAGGGCGTCAGGGGGACGTCCGCGAGACCCGCCCGGCCCGGCCGGGCCGTGCAAAGGGCGCCCCTGCAGGGACCACTGCGGCGCGTCCGGCGGCGACCCGGCCCGCGCGTGCGCCGCGCGTCGCGTCCGCGCCCGCCGGCAAGACCGCGGTGCGCCGCAAGCGGGGCAAGAGCGATGACAGGTAG
- a CDS encoding tyrosine-type recombinase/integrase gives MPKTPKNSPASLLALQPAPLETLAIPAALDGHAGTNRAAGGHAQIAATNDLDAIRAWLGRFANTPTTFGNYRKEAERLLLWSLVELGKPLSSLTHEDCLRYQHFLADPQPAALWVASGGRKHPRGDARWRPFYGPLSPASARQAMVILNALFSWLVQAGYLAGNPLALSRQRTRRAAPRITRYLEPGLWQAVKDFIASMPQDTARGRAHYHRVRWLFTLLYLGGLRIAEAGSNTMGQFFVRRDTDGTMRWWLTVRGKGDRERLVPATREMMSELARYRQSLGMTALPSPHEATPLVLPIGSTAGGASGRTGESSRRNTAAPVNQPLTRAALHTIVKRVFAGAARQLREHGAEFEARAALLEQASAHWLRHSAGSHMADRQVDLRLVRDNLGHASLATTSLYLHADDDRRHHETDEKHRIDW, from the coding sequence ATGCCGAAAACGCCGAAGAACAGCCCAGCCAGTCTTTTGGCGCTGCAGCCCGCCCCGCTCGAGACGCTCGCGATTCCCGCCGCGCTCGACGGTCATGCCGGCACGAACCGGGCGGCGGGCGGCCACGCGCAGATCGCCGCGACCAACGACCTCGACGCGATCCGCGCGTGGCTCGGGCGCTTCGCCAATACCCCGACGACCTTCGGGAACTACCGGAAGGAAGCGGAACGGCTGCTGCTCTGGTCACTGGTCGAACTGGGCAAGCCGCTGTCGTCGCTCACCCACGAGGACTGCCTGCGCTACCAGCATTTCCTCGCGGATCCGCAACCGGCCGCACTCTGGGTCGCCAGCGGCGGCCGCAAGCATCCGCGCGGCGATGCGCGCTGGCGCCCGTTCTACGGGCCGCTGTCGCCGGCCAGCGCGCGCCAGGCGATGGTGATCCTCAACGCGCTGTTCTCGTGGCTGGTGCAGGCGGGCTATCTCGCCGGCAATCCGCTCGCGCTCTCCCGCCAACGCACCCGCAGGGCAGCGCCGCGCATCACCCGCTATCTCGAGCCGGGCCTGTGGCAGGCGGTCAAGGACTTCATTGCGTCGATGCCACAGGACACCGCGCGGGGGCGCGCCCACTATCACCGGGTCCGGTGGCTGTTCACGCTGCTGTATCTGGGCGGCCTGCGCATCGCCGAGGCCGGCAGCAACACGATGGGCCAGTTCTTCGTGCGGCGCGACACCGACGGCACGATGCGCTGGTGGCTGACCGTGCGCGGCAAGGGGGACAGGGAACGGCTCGTGCCCGCGACGCGTGAAATGATGTCGGAGCTCGCGCGCTACCGGCAGTCGCTCGGGATGACCGCGCTGCCCTCGCCGCATGAGGCGACGCCGCTCGTGCTGCCGATCGGGTCAACTGCAGGCGGCGCTTCGGGAAGGACCGGTGAATCGTCCCGGAGGAACACTGCGGCGCCGGTCAACCAGCCACTCACTCGCGCCGCGCTGCACACGATCGTCAAGCGCGTGTTTGCGGGCGCTGCCCGCCAGCTGCGCGAGCACGGCGCGGAATTCGAGGCCCGCGCCGCGCTACTCGAGCAGGCGTCGGCGCATTGGCTGCGGCATAGCGCGGGTTCGCACATGGCGGACCGGCAGGTCGACCTGCGGCTCGTGCGCGACAACCTCGGCCACGCATCGCTGGCCACGACGAGCCTGTATCTGCATGCCGACGATGATCGACGGCATCACGAGACCGACGAGAAACATCGCATCGACTGGTGA
- a CDS encoding DUF1488 family protein, producing METLALEPQVLANRHGVAFGLVHQNVTVDCVITLAALETYFWLEPRASDARILKTFRDGYGRIRAIAGRKLLAHPAARLELTAEDFARP from the coding sequence ATGGAAACCCTCGCCCTCGAACCGCAGGTGCTTGCAAACCGTCATGGCGTCGCCTTTGGACTCGTGCATCAGAATGTCACGGTCGACTGCGTGATCACGCTTGCGGCACTCGAAACGTATTTCTGGCTGGAACCGCGGGCCAGTGATGCCCGCATCCTGAAGACCTTCCGGGATGGGTACGGCCGCATCCGCGCGATCGCGGGGCGCAAACTGCTCGCTCATCCGGCTGCGCGTCTTGAACTGACGGCGGAGGATTTTGCAAGGCCTTGA
- a CDS encoding HU family DNA-binding protein, whose amino-acid sequence MNKQELIDAVAATTGESKASTGETIDAIIETVTAAVTRGETVQLVGFGSFSTGARAERSGRNPSTGETITIPAAKTVKFSAGKAFKDVVNAA is encoded by the coding sequence ATGAACAAACAGGAACTCATCGATGCGGTCGCCGCCACCACGGGTGAAAGCAAGGCCAGCACGGGAGAGACAATTGATGCCATCATCGAAACCGTGACGGCGGCCGTAACGCGCGGCGAGACCGTCCAGCTGGTCGGCTTCGGTTCGTTTTCGACGGGCGCCCGCGCCGAACGTAGCGGGCGCAATCCGTCGACGGGCGAGACCATCACAATTCCCGCCGCGAAAACCGTGAAGTTCTCGGCCGGCAAGGCGTTCAAGGACGTCGTGAATGCGGCGTGA
- a CDS encoding SPFH domain-containing protein: MNHMLQLGEIVAFSIAGLLAIALLVWVAGVIRYIPNDRVGVVEKLWSLCGSVKMGLLALQGEAGFQPDLRRGGFHFFAPFQYRVHIRPMVSVTQGKIGYVFARDGHDLPAGQTLAVNSNVDDFRDVRAFLQKGGEKGPQRKVLREGTHILNPALFVVMTDEATYALSLNAQEKAYYEKMRELLDERAGFSPVVIKGAEGEHDSDLLAIVTVQDGPALPKDELLAPDVGDVHNSYQEPEKFLAAGGHRGRQERVLVEGTWYINRLFATVEFIRKTVIPVGYAGVVVSYTGRRGNDLSGSDYSHGQLVENGCRGVWRDPLMPGKYAFNTYAGKIELVPTTNFVLMWKSGESGSSFDSNLREITLITKDAFEPLLPLSVVVHIDYRKAPLVVQRFGNIGQLVEQTLDPMVSSYFKNVSQTKTFIELIQSRSELQTNASNDMRDRFQAYSLEFEEVLIGTPKAQAGDVQIENIMAQLRDRQIAREQVETFAQKQIAADKQRELNEAEQRAAKQKELTGSLVDISIKENQGSASVKAAEKRRQEIEALAQAEKFRQEMEGTGRASAIRSVGEAEAAAIKAKSEALEGDGADKQLMQTVMLRLAEAFETARVPLVPQIQLGGGADGNAFSTLKALMSSLKALELSESHVRPGAYRGGPAANGEQKT; encoded by the coding sequence ATGAACCACATGTTGCAACTTGGGGAAATCGTGGCGTTCAGCATTGCCGGGCTACTGGCAATTGCGCTACTGGTTTGGGTGGCCGGGGTGATCCGCTACATTCCGAACGATCGCGTAGGCGTGGTGGAGAAGCTGTGGAGTTTGTGCGGTTCCGTGAAGATGGGGTTGCTGGCGCTCCAGGGCGAGGCTGGTTTTCAGCCGGACCTGCGACGTGGCGGATTCCACTTCTTCGCGCCGTTCCAGTACCGCGTCCATATTCGCCCCATGGTGTCGGTGACGCAGGGCAAAATCGGATACGTTTTCGCACGCGATGGTCATGATCTGCCGGCCGGCCAGACGCTTGCCGTCAACTCAAATGTCGACGACTTCCGCGATGTGCGCGCGTTTCTGCAGAAAGGTGGCGAGAAAGGTCCGCAGCGCAAGGTATTGCGTGAAGGCACGCACATTCTTAATCCCGCGCTCTTTGTCGTGATGACAGATGAAGCGACGTATGCCCTCTCGCTCAATGCACAGGAGAAGGCCTATTACGAGAAGATGCGCGAGCTTCTCGATGAGCGCGCCGGTTTCTCGCCCGTTGTCATCAAGGGCGCTGAGGGTGAACACGACTCCGACCTGCTGGCGATCGTGACGGTGCAGGACGGCCCAGCACTGCCAAAGGATGAACTGCTCGCTCCCGATGTGGGCGACGTCCACAACTCGTATCAGGAGCCGGAAAAGTTTCTCGCCGCCGGCGGCCACCGCGGACGGCAGGAGCGGGTTCTGGTTGAGGGCACCTGGTACATCAACCGCTTGTTCGCCACCGTGGAGTTCATTCGCAAGACGGTCATTCCTGTCGGCTATGCGGGTGTCGTCGTGTCCTACACGGGTCGTCGCGGCAATGATCTTTCGGGGAGCGACTACAGCCACGGGCAACTCGTCGAGAACGGCTGCCGCGGCGTGTGGCGCGATCCGCTGATGCCCGGCAAGTATGCGTTCAACACCTACGCGGGCAAGATCGAGCTGGTGCCGACCACGAACTTCGTGCTGATGTGGAAGTCGGGCGAAAGCGGATCGAGCTTTGATTCAAACCTGCGCGAAATCACGTTGATCACGAAGGACGCGTTTGAACCGTTGCTGCCGTTGTCGGTCGTCGTGCATATCGACTATCGCAAGGCTCCGCTGGTGGTGCAGCGGTTCGGCAACATCGGGCAGCTCGTCGAGCAGACACTTGATCCGATGGTGTCGTCGTACTTCAAGAACGTGTCGCAGACGAAGACCTTCATCGAACTGATCCAGTCGCGCAGCGAGTTGCAGACGAATGCGTCGAACGACATGCGCGATCGCTTTCAGGCGTATTCGTTGGAATTCGAAGAGGTGTTGATCGGGACACCCAAGGCGCAGGCGGGGGACGTGCAGATCGAGAACATCATGGCGCAGTTGCGTGATCGCCAGATCGCACGCGAGCAGGTCGAGACGTTTGCGCAGAAGCAGATCGCTGCCGACAAGCAGCGTGAGCTGAACGAAGCCGAGCAGCGCGCGGCGAAGCAGAAGGAGCTGACCGGTTCGCTCGTGGACATCAGCATCAAGGAAAACCAGGGCTCGGCGAGTGTGAAGGCGGCCGAGAAGCGCCGGCAGGAAATCGAGGCGCTGGCTCAGGCGGAGAAGTTCCGACAGGAGATGGAGGGTACCGGCCGGGCATCGGCGATACGCTCGGTGGGGGAGGCGGAAGCGGCGGCGATCAAGGCGAAGTCGGAAGCGTTGGAGGGCGACGGTGCCGACAAGCAGCTGATGCAAACGGTCATGCTGCGGCTGGCGGAGGCGTTTGAAACGGCGAGAGTGCCACTCGTTCCGCAGATCCAGCTTGGCGGCGGTGCCGATGGAAACGCATTTTCGACGTTGAAGGCGCTCATGAGTTCGCTCAAGGCACTGGAGCTGTCGGAGTCACACGTCCGGCCAGGTGCATATCGCGGTGGTCCGGCCGCCAACGGCGAGCAGAAGACTTGA
- a CDS encoding zinc-ribbon domain-containing protein, protein MQQIAIERGGRCLSAEYLGVKVRLSWECHRGHVWEASPDSILNGPSWCPNCAILEKTKKQHLRLKYDYEGSM, encoded by the coding sequence ATGCAGCAGATCGCGATCGAACGCGGCGGTCGTTGCCTGAGCGCGGAATACCTTGGTGTCAAGGTGCGGCTGTCGTGGGAATGCCATCGCGGGCACGTCTGGGAAGCGTCTCCCGACAGCATTCTGAATGGACCAAGCTGGTGTCCGAACTGCGCGATTCTGGAGAAGACGAAAAAGCAGCACCTGCGCCTCAAGTACGATTACGAGGGGAGTATGTGA
- a CDS encoding peptidylprolyl isomerase, translating to MKFQHWTTFAAATALYLGLTAPVPAQTASAPAASLPAGTVAIINGVSIPQAQLDAAVQATRQPDTPQLRQALKAQLITRELFRQNAEKAGYGNKPEVQQVINATKVNAESQLYLKDNIHPDAVTDAQVKSRYDEIVASLGKDDYRPRIIAVADAMTAATVLGGLKAGKSFDVLARQYSITPDKANGGELPWVSFKAPAAEGKTSGLPLPVAQALTQLPVGGVTPEPVIVGNARVIVKLDAKRPTQVPKFDQVKDTIRQQLQALALEKASAQFTAGLLKNATIQQ from the coding sequence ATGAAATTCCAACACTGGACAACCTTTGCCGCAGCGACGGCACTGTATCTGGGTCTCACCGCGCCCGTGCCTGCGCAGACGGCTTCGGCGCCGGCCGCGAGCCTCCCGGCAGGCACGGTCGCCATCATCAACGGCGTGTCGATCCCCCAGGCGCAGCTCGATGCGGCCGTGCAAGCCACGCGCCAGCCGGACACGCCGCAACTGCGCCAGGCGCTCAAGGCGCAACTGATTACGCGCGAACTGTTCCGGCAGAACGCCGAGAAGGCGGGCTATGGCAACAAGCCTGAGGTGCAGCAGGTCATCAATGCGACGAAGGTCAACGCGGAGTCGCAGCTTTACCTGAAGGACAACATCCATCCCGATGCTGTCACTGATGCCCAGGTCAAGTCGCGTTATGACGAGATCGTTGCGTCGCTCGGCAAGGACGATTACAGGCCGCGCATCATTGCCGTCGCTGACGCGATGACGGCTGCAACGGTGCTCGGTGGACTGAAGGCGGGCAAGTCGTTCGATGTGCTCGCGCGCCAGTACAGCATCACGCCGGATAAGGCAAACGGCGGCGAACTGCCGTGGGTGAGCTTCAAAGCTCCGGCAGCCGAGGGCAAGACCAGCGGACTGCCCCTGCCGGTTGCGCAGGCGCTCACTCAGTTGCCCGTAGGTGGCGTGACACCCGAGCCGGTGATCGTCGGCAACGCGCGTGTGATCGTGAAGCTGGATGCGAAGCGGCCGACGCAGGTGCCAAAATTCGACCAGGTGAAAGACACGATCCGGCAGCAGCTCCAGGCGCTGGCGCTGGAGAAGGCCAGTGCACAATTCACGGCAGGTCTGCTGAAGAATGCCACGATCCAGCAATAG